A stretch of Plasmodium vinckei vinckei genome assembly, chromosome: PVVCY_05 DNA encodes these proteins:
- a CDS encoding ribosomal silencing factor RsfS, putative: MNSNKIFDTLKKKNEQHNDNKNNEGVNESVGEKIEIINIDEKIFQQTNIMQEQNDEHAEIKEDIMYENIKSFKNMDIKTFIQQTLDYYSSNQLNKNDNFLEQNGYNNINTKSDDTTNEVENKYSSEIYKNNEQSNKENNYKNEKKNIYDDMTPAQRFYEENKDKLMKECMKYYNERNEKINKNNENIENPNIYYDETYGNDYYNSIRDPIVRPKDNYLFDYENEEENGEDNEDLELEKGIMPTIEQVVCILKHEKVKNIKVIDLNKCGRRDIGMFLILCTGNTAKHNKKVGKLISKIFIDLEIPYISNIIYCYCNKSDDWIISHCGPLKIHIVTKELRDRYDIENLFLYPHEHFDNKNFPSFFDYTPGIPPPYIVRSNSTLGSYHNDNLYQKFIADV, encoded by the coding sequence ATGAACAgcaataaaatttttgacacactaaaaaaaaaaaatgaacaacACAATGATAATAAGAATAACGAAGGGGTAAATGAGAGTGTAGgagaaaaaatagaaataataaatattgatGAAAAGATTTTTCAgcaaacaaatataatgcAAGAACAAAATGATGAACATGCTGAAATTAAAGAAGATATAAtgtatgaaaatataaaatcttttaaaaatatggacATTAAAACGTTTATTCAACAAACTTTGGATTATTATAGTTCAAACCaacttaataaaaatgataattttttagaacaaaatggatataataatataaataccaAAAGTGATGACACCACTAATGAagtagaaaataaatattcctctgaaatttataaaaataatgaacaaagtaataaagaaaataattataaaaatgaaaaaaaaaatatatacgaTGATATGACACCTGCACAAAGGTtttatgaagaaaataaagacaAACTAATGAAAGAATGcatgaaatattataacgaaagaaatgaaaaaataaataaaaataatgaaaatatagaaaatccaaatatatattatgatgaAACATATGGAAatgattattataattccATAAGAGATCCTATTGTAAGACCCAAggataattatttatttgactATGAAAATGAGGAAGAAAACGGAGAGGATAATGAAGATTTAGAATTGGAAAAAGGAATAATGCCAACAATAGAACAAGTTGTatgtattttaaaacatgaaaaagtaaaaaatattaaagttatagatttaaataaatgcgGAAGAAGAGATATTGGtatgtttttaattttatgtaCAGGCAATACAGctaaacataataaaaaagttggAAAACTAATtagtaaaatttttatagatTTAGAAATACcatatatttcaaatataatatattgttattGTAATAAATCAGATGATTGGATTATTTCTCATTGTGGTcctttaaaaatacatatagtAACAAAAGAATTAAGAGATAGATATgatattgaaaatttatttctttaccCTCATGAacattttgataataaaaatttccCTTCCTTTTTCGATTACACTCCTGGCATTCCTCCTCCATATATTGTCCGAAGTAACAGCACATTGGGTTCGTACCATAATGACAATCTTTATCAAAAATTCATTGCCGATGtttga